The following are encoded together in the Capsulimonas corticalis genome:
- a CDS encoding type II toxin-antitoxin system Phd/YefM family antitoxin has translation MTIGTFEAKQNFSSLMQRVAGGEIVTITKRGVPVARIMPVAADAPLTAEEAVQRMLDFPKATLGAGLSIKQLIEEGRRF, from the coding sequence ATGACAATAGGTACATTTGAAGCAAAACAAAACTTTTCGAGTTTGATGCAGCGAGTCGCTGGAGGCGAGATAGTAACCATCACGAAGCGTGGTGTTCCCGTGGCGCGAATTATGCCGGTCGCCGCCGATGCTCCTCTCACGGCGGAAGAGGCGGTCCAGAGAATGCTGGACTTTCCCAAGGCCACACTGGGAGCTGGATTGTCGATTAAGCAATTGATCGAAGAAGGAAGACGCTTTTGA
- a CDS encoding GntR family transcriptional regulator: MTIKAPQNTTPPAPASPIRASRRVTSILRERIESGFYGAGDWLPTERVLAEDMHVQRRVVRAAIDELVRDGLISRQPNCRPVVADISAISPGGDDGKLSPSGIASSQFVALIMWHGGGPLERGGTAQQRIFWGINQALGQAGYHTVFLDLGGAIGAEEENAAREAAHLRYAMEQGFGGVIFYPYAYRSNRELIYEASRRLPLVMLDRTINGVAADFVGVDNHQATFDATMHLIEQGHRRIAYVTKIEPIHPVQERIQGYIDAVRAAGIPEMILPIPSDSSGADGMVINTIFGLPEDQRPTAAVCVNDYAAQALAERLQTAGLSIPQHVALTGFDDIAQLLPNGLGLTTMAQPYEEIGKSAVDLLLRRIKDPSAAPAAIELPAQLIIRASSERV, from the coding sequence ATGACTATCAAAGCGCCACAAAACACGACACCGCCTGCGCCCGCTTCCCCCATCCGCGCGTCCCGCCGGGTCACGAGCATTCTGCGCGAACGGATCGAATCGGGCTTCTATGGCGCCGGCGATTGGCTCCCCACCGAGCGCGTGCTCGCGGAAGACATGCACGTGCAGCGCCGCGTCGTGCGCGCCGCGATCGACGAGCTCGTGCGCGATGGCCTGATCTCCCGACAGCCGAACTGCCGGCCCGTGGTCGCGGATATCAGCGCGATCTCGCCGGGGGGCGACGACGGAAAGCTCTCGCCGTCCGGAATCGCCTCCTCCCAGTTCGTCGCGCTGATCATGTGGCACGGCGGCGGCCCGCTGGAGCGCGGCGGCACGGCGCAGCAGCGGATCTTCTGGGGCATCAACCAGGCGCTTGGACAGGCCGGTTACCACACCGTCTTTTTGGATCTTGGGGGCGCGATCGGGGCCGAGGAAGAGAACGCGGCGCGCGAAGCCGCGCACCTGCGCTACGCGATGGAGCAGGGCTTCGGCGGCGTGATCTTCTACCCATACGCCTACCGCAGTAACCGCGAGCTGATCTATGAAGCCAGCCGCCGGCTGCCGCTCGTGATGCTCGACCGCACGATCAACGGCGTGGCGGCGGACTTTGTCGGCGTCGACAACCACCAGGCGACGTTCGACGCGACGATGCATCTAATCGAACAGGGTCACCGCCGAATCGCCTATGTGACGAAGATCGAGCCGATCCATCCGGTTCAGGAGCGAATTCAGGGTTACATCGACGCCGTGCGCGCCGCCGGCATCCCGGAGATGATCCTGCCGATCCCCTCGGACAGCAGCGGCGCCGATGGAATGGTCATCAACACCATCTTCGGTCTTCCGGAAGACCAGCGCCCCACTGCCGCCGTCTGCGTGAACGACTACGCCGCCCAGGCGCTGGCCGAACGCCTCCAGACCGCCGGCCTTTCCATCCCCCAGCACGTCGCCCTCACCGGTTTCGACGACATCGCCCAGCTCCTTCCCAACGGCCTCGGCCTCACCACCATGGCCCAGCCCTACGAAGAAATCGGCAAAAGCGCCGTCGATCTCCTCCTGCGCCGCATCAAAGACCCCAGCGCCGCCCCCGCCGCCATCGAACTCCCCGCCCAGCTCATCATCCGCGCCAGCAGCGAACGTGTATAA
- a CDS encoding type II toxin-antitoxin system VapC family toxin yields MSQFVVDASVALGWAFADEETAYTRSILTRLVGETAVVPSLWPVEMTNALLMGQRRLRLTPSMVQVFVANLNSLPIIIDAETGIRALTDTRSIAEKHGLTAYDACYLELSLRLALPLATLDQQLKMAANSEGVILI; encoded by the coding sequence TTGAGCCAATTTGTCGTGGATGCTTCCGTCGCGTTGGGCTGGGCGTTTGCAGATGAAGAGACGGCATACACTCGAAGTATTCTTACCCGTCTGGTCGGAGAGACAGCCGTCGTCCCTTCTTTGTGGCCGGTCGAGATGACGAATGCATTGCTGATGGGACAGCGCCGTTTAAGATTGACGCCCTCAATGGTTCAGGTCTTTGTTGCGAACCTCAATTCGCTGCCTATTATTATCGACGCAGAGACGGGTATTCGTGCGCTCACAGATACTCGCTCCATCGCCGAAAAACATGGTCTCACGGCATACGACGCTTGTTACTTAGAGCTTTCGCTGCGTCTTGCTCTGCCGCTTGCAACGCTTGACCAGCAGTTGAAAATGGCTGCGAATTCCGAAGGCGTCATTTTGATATAG